A single Perca flavescens isolate YP-PL-M2 chromosome 2, PFLA_1.0, whole genome shotgun sequence DNA region contains:
- the cxxc4 gene encoding CXXC-type zinc finger protein 4: protein MANINNALCIENGQNADVSLLQKDNLQDGGLSQLLDYNAEMERYRSFANFYKTNGAFPQKIARITTPIFPSARIGMSPWNCDNAMLWGRKSAAINPNRTSMHRNDSQRPGKPGVPPETLQMANNNFLSTLSPEHCRPLAGECMNKLKCGAAEAEIMNLPERVGTFSAIPALGGISLPPGVIVMTALHSPAASAAVTDSAFQIANLADCPQNNSSVSSGNPAKKKRKRCGVCAPCRRLINCGVCSSCRNRKTGHQICKFRKCEELKKKPGSSLERTPVNNGEAFRWFF, encoded by the coding sequence ATGGCTAACATAAACAATGCGCTTTGCATTGAAAACGGACAGAATGCAGATGTGTCTCTGTTACAAAAGGATAATCTTCAGGATGGTGGATTAAGCCAGCTTTTGGATTATAACGCAGAAATGGAAAGGTACAGGTCTTTTGCAAACTTTTATAAAACCAACGGGGCATTTCCACAGAAGATTGCCCGCATCACGACGCCCATTTTTCCCAGTGCTAGAATTGGCATGTCCCCTTGGAACTGCGATAACGCCATGCTCTGGGGAAGGAAATCAGCGGCAATAAACCCTAATAGGACCAGCATGCATAGAAATGACTCCCAGAGGCCGGGGAAGCCTGGCGTGCCGCCAGAGACGCTGCAAATGGCAAATAATAATTTCCTCTCTACCTTATCCCCCGAACACTGCAGACCTTTAGCAGGAGAATGCATGAACAAGCTGAAATGCGGCGCTGCTGAAGCAGAGATAATGAATCTCCCAGAACGCGTTGGAACTTTTTCCGCTATCCCGGCTTTAGGGGGCATCTCATTACCTCCCGGGGTCATCGTCATGACAGCCCTTCACTCCCCCGCAGCCTCAGCAGCCGTTACAGACAGTGCGTTTCAAATTGCCAATCTGGCAGACTGCCCACAGAATAATTCCTCGGTATCCAGTGGAAACCCAGcgaagaagaaaaggaaaaggtGTGGGGTCTGTGCACCCTGCAGGCGGCTAATCAACTGTGGTGTCTGCAGCAGTTGTCGGAACCGCAAAACGGGCCACCAGATCTGCAAATTTAGGAAATgtgaggagctgaagaagaagcCAGGCTCGTCGCTGGAG